A genomic stretch from Mycobacterium malmoense includes:
- a CDS encoding CaiB/BaiF CoA transferase family protein, whose translation MESVIELGDNSGPLDGIRVLELGTLIAGPFAGRLLGDLGADVIKVEPPGAPDPLRTWGQAELDGHHVFWTVHARNKRAVTLDLRKPRGRELFCELVEKSDIVVENFRPGTLEKWNLGYDVLSARNPGIILVRVSGYGQTGPDAHKAGYASVAEAASGLRHLNGFPGGPPPRLALSLGDSLAGMFGAQGALAALYRRSLTGRGQVVDVALTESCLAVQESTIPDYDVGGVVRGPSGTRLEGIAPSNIYRGADGSWVVIAANQDTVFARLCKAMGRPELATDDRFATHGARGRNQDELDAIIGAWAAQRHPGDIIETLSGAGVIAGPINTVAEVVDDPQLRARGMLVEHFDERLGRNVLGPGIVPVLSESPGRVRNAGPARPGQHNDEVYLGLLGKTAEQLRELRGEGVL comes from the coding sequence ATGGAATCCGTTATCGAGCTCGGGGACAATAGCGGCCCCCTGGACGGCATCCGGGTACTCGAGCTCGGCACCCTGATCGCCGGGCCGTTCGCCGGACGGCTGCTCGGCGACCTGGGCGCCGACGTCATCAAGGTGGAACCCCCCGGCGCCCCGGATCCGTTGCGAACGTGGGGCCAGGCCGAACTCGACGGCCACCACGTCTTCTGGACCGTCCACGCGCGCAACAAGAGGGCCGTCACGCTCGACCTGCGGAAGCCACGCGGCCGGGAGCTGTTCTGTGAACTCGTCGAGAAGTCCGACATCGTGGTGGAAAACTTCCGCCCGGGCACCCTGGAGAAATGGAACCTGGGCTACGACGTGCTCAGCGCGCGCAACCCGGGCATCATCCTGGTCCGGGTCTCCGGCTATGGGCAGACCGGACCCGACGCGCACAAGGCCGGCTACGCCTCGGTGGCCGAGGCGGCCAGCGGGCTGCGGCACCTCAACGGCTTCCCGGGCGGGCCGCCGCCCCGGCTGGCGCTCTCGCTCGGCGACAGCCTGGCCGGCATGTTCGGCGCCCAGGGCGCGCTGGCCGCGCTGTACCGCCGGAGCCTCACCGGCCGCGGCCAGGTGGTCGACGTCGCGCTGACCGAATCCTGTTTGGCCGTACAGGAATCCACGATTCCCGACTACGACGTCGGCGGGGTGGTGCGCGGACCGTCGGGTACCCGGCTGGAGGGCATCGCGCCGTCCAACATCTACCGCGGCGCGGACGGCTCCTGGGTGGTGATCGCCGCCAACCAGGACACCGTGTTCGCCCGGCTGTGCAAGGCCATGGGGCGTCCGGAGCTGGCCACCGACGACCGGTTCGCCACGCACGGCGCCCGCGGCCGCAACCAGGACGAGCTCGACGCGATCATCGGCGCGTGGGCCGCGCAGCGGCACCCCGGCGACATCATCGAAACCCTCAGTGGCGCGGGCGTTATCGCGGGGCCGATCAACACCGTCGCGGAGGTGGTCGACGACCCCCAGCTGCGGGCCCGCGGCATGCTGGTCGAGCACTTCGATGAACGCCTCGGGCGCAACGTCTTGGGGCCGGGCATCGTGCCGGTACTCTCCGAATCCCCGGGCCGCGTCCGCAACGCCGGCCCCGCGCGCCCGGGACAGCACAACGACGAGGTCTACCTCGGGTTGCTGGGCAAGACCGCCGAGCAGCTCCGTGAGTTGCGCGGCGAGGGGGTGCTATGA
- a CDS encoding NADPH:quinone oxidoreductase family protein, producing MRAIRVTRLDGPDGIEVADVDEPTGDGVVVEVHAAGAAFPDALLTRGLYQYRPDPPFVLGAEVAGVVRSAPDGSPVRSGDRVVGLTMLTGGMAEVAVLSPDRVFKLPDNVSFEAGAGLLFNDLTVYFALTVRGRLQQGETVLVHGAAGGIGTSALRLAPVLGASRTIAVVSTDEKGHIATAAGATDVVLTEGFKDAVKELTDGRGVDIVVDPVGGDRFTDSLRSLAPGGRLLVVGFTGGEIPTVKVNRLLLNNIDVVGVGWGAWAGTHPGALAEQWAAVERLLSSGRLPPPEPVVYPLDEAAAAVASLENRTAKGKVVLRVRD from the coding sequence ATGCGCGCGATACGGGTGACTCGGCTCGATGGGCCCGACGGGATCGAGGTGGCCGACGTCGACGAACCCACCGGCGACGGCGTGGTGGTCGAGGTGCACGCCGCCGGCGCGGCATTCCCCGACGCCCTACTGACCCGCGGCCTCTACCAGTACCGGCCGGATCCCCCGTTCGTCCTCGGAGCCGAGGTCGCCGGGGTGGTTCGATCGGCGCCGGACGGCTCCCCCGTGCGTTCCGGCGACAGGGTCGTCGGGCTGACCATGCTCACCGGCGGCATGGCCGAGGTCGCGGTGCTCTCCCCCGACCGGGTGTTCAAGCTGCCGGACAACGTGAGCTTCGAGGCGGGCGCCGGCCTGCTGTTCAACGACCTGACCGTGTACTTCGCGCTGACGGTGCGCGGCCGCCTGCAGCAGGGCGAGACGGTGCTGGTGCACGGCGCGGCCGGCGGGATCGGGACGTCGGCGCTGCGGCTGGCGCCGGTGCTCGGGGCGTCGCGCACCATCGCGGTGGTCAGCACCGACGAGAAGGGCCACATCGCCACCGCGGCGGGCGCGACCGATGTGGTGCTGACCGAGGGCTTCAAAGACGCGGTCAAGGAGTTGACCGACGGCCGCGGCGTGGACATCGTCGTCGACCCGGTGGGCGGCGACCGGTTCACCGATTCGCTGCGCTCGCTTGCGCCGGGCGGGCGGCTGCTGGTGGTCGGCTTCACCGGCGGTGAGATTCCCACCGTGAAGGTAAACAGGCTGCTGCTCAACAACATCGATGTTGTCGGTGTCGGCTGGGGTGCCTGGGCCGGGACACATCCGGGCGCGCTGGCCGAGCAGTGGGCCGCGGTGGAGCGCCTGCTCAGCTCGGGCCGGCTGCCTCCCCCGGAGCCGGTGGTCTATCCGCTGGACGAGGCCGCCGCGGCGGTCGCGTCCCTGGAGAATCGCACCGCCAAGGGAAAAGTCGTGCTGCGTGTCCGCGATTGA
- a CDS encoding GNAT family N-acetyltransferase: MPAHVRRASAADAAACVDVYRPYVLDTAVTFETDVPTAEEMAGRIEGALATHEWLVLEFDGDIGGYAYAHQFNPRAAYQWSVETSVYVARDHQRHGGGRMLYAELLQRLTQRGFRRAFAGIAQPNDASNALHRAFGFRPVGRYRRVGWKHGAWHDVEWWQLDLVGPDDEDPPLLEFGRR; the protein is encoded by the coding sequence ATGCCAGCGCACGTCCGCCGCGCCAGCGCCGCCGATGCCGCAGCGTGCGTCGACGTCTACCGCCCGTACGTGCTGGACACCGCGGTTACGTTCGAGACGGATGTCCCGACGGCCGAGGAGATGGCGGGGCGTATCGAGGGCGCCCTCGCGACGCACGAATGGCTGGTGCTCGAATTCGACGGCGACATCGGTGGTTACGCCTATGCCCACCAATTCAATCCGCGTGCGGCGTACCAATGGTCGGTGGAGACGAGCGTCTACGTCGCCCGCGACCACCAGCGCCACGGCGGTGGCCGGATGCTCTATGCCGAATTGTTGCAAAGGCTGACCCAACGCGGCTTCCGGCGAGCATTCGCCGGTATCGCCCAACCCAATGACGCCAGCAACGCGCTGCACCGGGCGTTCGGCTTCCGCCCGGTGGGCCGCTACCGGCGCGTCGGCTGGAAACACGGGGCGTGGCACGACGTCGAGTGGTGGCAGCTCGACCTTGTCGGGCCCGACGACGAAGACCCGCCGCTACTTGAGTTCGGCCGACGATAG
- a CDS encoding acyl-CoA dehydrogenase family protein: MAINLELPRKMQAVMDKAHQGAAEMMRPIARKYDLKEHAYPVELDTLSNLFSGAAESNALGLTGAEAFRSGEGKEENRNGANIAAVLQTIEASWGDAALMLSMPYQGLGNAAISGVATDEQLKRLGRVWAAMAITEPGFGSDSAAVSTTATLDGDEYVINGEKIFVTAGSRATHIVVWATLDKSLGRPAIKSFIVPREHPGVTVERLENKLGIKGSDTAVIRFDNVRIPKDNLLGNPEIESGKGFSGVMETFDNTRPVVAGMALGIARATLEELRKILTEAGVEISYDKPSHAQSAAAAEFLRMEADFEASYLLTVRAAWQADNKIPNSKEASMAKAKAGRVGSDITLKAVELVGTTGYSEQTLLEKWARDSKIMDIFEGTQQIQQLVVARRLLGLSSAELK; the protein is encoded by the coding sequence ATGGCAATCAATCTGGAACTTCCCCGCAAGATGCAAGCGGTGATGGACAAGGCACACCAGGGCGCCGCGGAGATGATGCGGCCGATCGCCCGCAAATACGACCTCAAGGAACACGCCTACCCGGTCGAGCTGGACACGTTGTCCAACCTGTTCTCGGGGGCCGCCGAGTCCAACGCCCTGGGGCTCACCGGGGCCGAGGCGTTCCGCAGCGGCGAAGGCAAGGAAGAAAACCGCAACGGCGCCAACATAGCGGCGGTGCTGCAGACCATCGAGGCCAGCTGGGGCGACGCGGCGCTGATGCTGTCGATGCCCTATCAGGGCCTGGGCAACGCCGCGATCTCCGGTGTCGCCACCGACGAGCAGCTGAAACGCCTGGGCCGGGTGTGGGCGGCGATGGCGATCACCGAGCCGGGCTTTGGATCCGACTCCGCGGCGGTGTCCACCACCGCCACGCTGGACGGCGACGAGTACGTCATCAACGGCGAAAAGATCTTCGTCACCGCGGGTTCGCGGGCCACGCACATCGTGGTGTGGGCGACGCTGGACAAGTCACTGGGCCGGCCGGCGATCAAGTCGTTCATCGTGCCGCGCGAGCACCCCGGTGTCACCGTCGAGCGGCTCGAGAACAAGCTCGGGATCAAGGGCTCCGACACCGCCGTCATCCGGTTCGACAACGTGCGGATACCGAAGGACAATCTGCTGGGCAATCCCGAAATCGAGTCGGGCAAGGGGTTTTCCGGGGTGATGGAGACCTTCGACAACACCCGGCCGGTCGTCGCCGGCATGGCCCTCGGCATCGCCCGGGCCACGCTGGAGGAACTGCGCAAGATCCTGACCGAGGCCGGCGTGGAGATCTCCTACGACAAACCGTCACACGCCCAAAGCGCGGCCGCGGCCGAATTCCTGCGGATGGAGGCCGACTTCGAGGCGAGCTACCTGCTGACCGTGCGCGCGGCGTGGCAGGCCGACAACAAGATCCCGAACTCCAAAGAAGCCTCGATGGCCAAGGCCAAGGCGGGTCGGGTGGGCAGCGACATCACGCTCAAGGCCGTCGAATTGGTCGGCACCACAGGCTATTCCGAGCAAACTCTGTTAGAGAAGTGGGCACGCGACTCGAAGATCATGGACATCTTCGAGGGCACCCAACAAATCCAGCAGCTCGTCGTCGCCCGCCGCCTGCTGGGCCTATCGTCGGCCGAACTCAAGTAG
- a CDS encoding acyl-CoA dehydrogenase family protein, whose protein sequence is MTDTLSGSQRTSKTSRSRFKRRGRKTGVGLQPHKRTGIDITLALLTPIVGQEFLDKYRLRDPLNRGLRYGTKTIFSTAGAASRQFKRIQNLRGGPTRLKSSGKDYFDLTPDEDQKMIVETVDEFAEEILRPAAHDADEAATYPPELIAKAAELGITAINIPEDFEGIAAHRSSVTNVLVAEALAYGDMGLALPILAPGGVASALTHWGSGDQQATYLHEFAGENVPQACVAIAEPQPLFDPTRLKTTAVRTPRGYRLDGVKSLVPAAADAELFVVGAQLNGKPALFIVESSTKGLTVKADPSMGIRAAALGRVELSGVSVPLSARLGEPDASDAEHDEAYSEAIALSRLGWAALAVGTSHAVLDYVVPYVKERQAFGEPIAHRQAVAFMCANIAIELDGLRLVTWRGAARAEQGLPFAREAALAKRLGADKGMQIGLDGVQLLGGHGYTKEHPVERWYRDLRAIGVAEGVVVI, encoded by the coding sequence ATGACCGACACCCTTTCGGGTTCACAACGGACGTCAAAAACCTCCCGCTCGCGGTTTAAACGGCGCGGCCGCAAGACCGGCGTCGGGCTGCAACCCCACAAACGGACCGGCATCGACATCACCCTGGCGCTGCTCACCCCGATCGTCGGCCAGGAGTTCCTGGACAAATACCGCCTGCGCGATCCGCTCAACCGGGGCCTGCGCTACGGCACGAAGACGATATTCTCCACCGCCGGCGCCGCCTCCCGGCAGTTCAAGCGGATCCAGAACCTCCGCGGCGGACCGACCCGCCTGAAGTCCAGCGGCAAGGACTACTTCGACCTGACGCCCGACGAGGACCAGAAGATGATCGTCGAGACCGTCGACGAATTCGCCGAAGAGATCCTGCGACCCGCGGCGCACGACGCCGACGAGGCCGCCACCTACCCGCCGGAGCTGATCGCCAAGGCCGCGGAGTTGGGCATCACCGCGATCAACATCCCCGAGGATTTCGAGGGCATCGCCGCACACCGCTCCAGCGTGACCAACGTGCTGGTGGCCGAGGCGCTCGCCTACGGCGACATGGGCCTTGCGCTGCCGATCCTGGCGCCCGGGGGCGTGGCGTCCGCACTGACCCACTGGGGCAGCGGCGACCAGCAGGCCACCTACCTTCACGAGTTCGCGGGCGAAAACGTCCCGCAGGCCTGCGTGGCCATCGCCGAACCGCAACCGCTGTTCGACCCCACCCGGCTCAAGACCACCGCCGTGCGCACGCCACGGGGGTATCGGCTCGACGGCGTGAAGTCGTTGGTCCCCGCCGCCGCCGACGCCGAGTTGTTCGTCGTGGGAGCCCAACTGAACGGCAAGCCGGCGCTGTTCATCGTCGAGTCGTCCACCAAAGGCCTTACGGTCAAAGCGGATCCGAGCATGGGAATCCGGGCGGCGGCGTTGGGCCGGGTCGAGCTGTCCGGGGTGTCGGTCCCGTTGAGCGCGCGGCTGGGTGAACCGGATGCGAGCGACGCCGAACACGACGAGGCCTACTCGGAGGCGATCGCGCTGTCCCGGCTGGGCTGGGCGGCGCTGGCGGTCGGCACCTCGCACGCGGTGCTCGACTACGTCGTCCCGTATGTGAAGGAACGCCAGGCCTTCGGCGAGCCGATCGCCCATCGTCAAGCCGTGGCGTTCATGTGCGCCAACATCGCCATCGAATTGGATGGGCTGCGGCTGGTCACCTGGCGTGGCGCGGCGCGCGCCGAGCAGGGCCTGCCGTTCGCCCGCGAGGCGGCGCTGGCCAAGCGGCTCGGCGCCGACAAGGGCATGCAGATCGGCCTGGACGGCGTGCAATTGCTCGGCGGCCACGGCTACACGAAGGAACACCCGGTCGAGCGGTGGTATCGCGACCTGCGGGCCATCGGTGTGGCCGAGGGCGTCGTAGTTATCTAG
- the hisN gene encoding histidinol-phosphatase, translating into MSRDDLTLALLLADRADALTAARFGALDLRVDTKPDLTPVTDADRAVETDLRGVLGRERPEDSIVGEEFGGTATFSGRQWIIDPIDGTKNFVRGVPVWASLIALLEDGVPSVGVVSAPALQRRWWAARGRGAHAVVGDAPPRGLSVSSVAELGSASLSFSSLSGWAQRGLRERFIELTDAVWRVRAYGDFLSYCLVAEGAVDIATEPEVSVWDLAALDILVREAGGAFTGLDGTAGPHRGSAVATNGLLHDRVLASLRAPSQV; encoded by the coding sequence ATGAGCCGGGACGATCTGACGCTGGCGCTGCTGCTGGCCGACCGCGCCGACGCACTGACCGCCGCCCGGTTCGGCGCGCTCGACCTGCGCGTCGACACCAAACCGGACCTGACGCCGGTAACCGACGCCGACCGCGCGGTCGAAACCGACCTGCGGGGCGTGCTCGGGCGCGAACGGCCGGAGGACAGCATCGTCGGCGAGGAGTTCGGCGGAACCGCCACCTTCAGCGGACGGCAATGGATCATCGACCCGATCGACGGCACGAAGAACTTCGTGCGCGGGGTGCCGGTCTGGGCCAGTTTGATCGCACTGCTCGAAGACGGCGTCCCTTCGGTCGGTGTCGTGAGCGCGCCGGCGCTCCAGCGTCGGTGGTGGGCGGCGCGCGGCCGGGGCGCGCACGCGGTGGTCGGCGACGCGCCGCCGCGCGGGCTGTCCGTTTCCTCGGTAGCGGAGCTGGGCTCGGCCAGCCTGTCGTTCTCCAGCCTGTCGGGGTGGGCCCAGCGCGGCCTGCGTGAGCGCTTCATCGAGCTGACCGACGCGGTGTGGCGGGTCCGGGCCTACGGCGACTTTCTGTCCTATTGCCTCGTTGCCGAGGGGGCCGTCGACATCGCCACCGAACCGGAGGTCTCGGTGTGGGATCTGGCGGCACTCGACATCCTGGTGCGCGAGGCGGGCGGGGCGTTCACCGGCTTGGACGGGACCGCGGGCCCGCACCGCGGCAGCGCCGTGGCAACAAACGGCCTGCTGCACGACCGGGTGCTGGCCAGCCTGCGCGCGCCGAGTCAGGTGTGA
- a CDS encoding GAF domain-containing sensor histidine kinase — translation MTKRAPTGDAAGMRPLRHTLSQLRLGELLIEVQDRIEQIVEGRDRLDGLVEAMLVVTSGLELDATLRSIVHSATNLVDARYGALEVHDRDNRVSQFVHRGIDEETVRRIGHVPEGRGIVGLLIQDPKPLRLDDISRHPASVGFPAHHPPMRTFLGVPVRVRDRSFGTLYLSDKTNGQPFSDDDEVLVRALAAAAGIAIANARLYAQAKERESWIEATRDIATELLSGTEPGTVFRLVAEEALKLTAADAALVAVPVDEEMPEADVPELVVIETVGSAMASVAGKTIAVAGTSVGGVFVNSAPRRVDRIELDGVEAGPALILPLRATDTIAGVVVALRQGDSASFTDEQLEMLAAFADQAALAWQLATAQRRMRELDVVTDRERIARDLHDHVTQRLFAIGLALQATVPRARDSEVRQRLTEAVDDLQGVIQEIRTTIFDLQGTAQGTTRLRRRIDEAIAQFGSCGLRTTVQYVGPLSVVDGALADHAEAVVREALSNAVRHAEATTVMVRVAVGDDLCIEVSDNGRGMPDEFTSSGLTNLRWRAAQAGGEFTIESTPDTGGTLLRWSAPLL, via the coding sequence ATGACCAAGCGGGCCCCGACTGGCGACGCGGCCGGTATGCGTCCGCTGCGCCACACACTGTCTCAACTGCGTCTCGGCGAACTCCTGATCGAGGTGCAGGACCGCATCGAGCAGATCGTCGAGGGGCGCGACCGCCTCGACGGGCTGGTCGAGGCGATGTTGGTGGTGACGTCCGGCCTAGAGCTGGACGCCACCCTGCGATCGATCGTGCACTCGGCGACCAATCTCGTCGACGCCCGCTACGGCGCTCTGGAAGTGCACGACCGGGACAACCGCGTGTCGCAATTCGTCCACCGGGGCATCGACGAGGAAACCGTCCGGCGCATCGGCCACGTACCCGAAGGCCGGGGCATCGTCGGCTTGCTGATCCAAGACCCCAAACCGCTACGGCTGGACGATATTTCGCGGCATCCGGCCTCGGTCGGGTTTCCCGCGCACCACCCACCGATGCGGACTTTCCTGGGAGTGCCGGTTCGGGTGCGCGACAGATCGTTCGGCACCCTGTATTTGTCCGACAAGACCAATGGGCAGCCGTTCAGCGACGACGACGAGGTGCTGGTTAGGGCGCTGGCCGCGGCAGCGGGAATTGCCATCGCGAACGCCCGGCTCTACGCGCAGGCCAAGGAGCGCGAGTCGTGGATAGAGGCCACCCGCGACATTGCCACCGAATTGTTGTCCGGCACCGAACCCGGGACGGTATTCCGGCTGGTCGCCGAGGAGGCGCTCAAGCTGACCGCGGCGGACGCGGCCCTGGTGGCCGTCCCGGTCGACGAAGAGATGCCGGAAGCCGACGTGCCAGAGCTGGTGGTGATCGAAACCGTAGGCAGCGCTATGGCTTCCGTCGCCGGGAAAACCATTGCCGTGGCCGGCACATCGGTCGGCGGCGTGTTCGTCAACAGCGCGCCGCGGCGGGTCGACCGGATCGAATTGGACGGCGTGGAGGCCGGCCCCGCGCTGATCCTGCCGCTGCGGGCCACCGACACCATCGCCGGTGTGGTTGTGGCGTTGCGGCAAGGCGATTCGGCCTCCTTCACCGACGAGCAACTCGAGATGCTGGCCGCGTTCGCCGACCAGGCCGCGCTGGCCTGGCAGCTGGCCACCGCGCAGCGCCGGATGCGTGAACTCGATGTGGTCACCGACCGGGAGCGTATCGCGCGCGATCTTCACGACCACGTGACCCAGCGGCTCTTCGCGATCGGTCTGGCGTTGCAGGCCACGGTCCCGCGGGCACGCGATTCCGAAGTGCGGCAACGGCTTACCGAGGCCGTGGATGACCTGCAGGGCGTCATCCAAGAAATCCGCACCACCATCTTCGACTTGCAGGGAACCGCGCAGGGAACCACCCGGCTCCGGCGGCGAATCGACGAGGCCATCGCCCAATTCGGTAGCTGTGGGCTGCGCACCACCGTGCAATACGTCGGGCCGCTGTCGGTGGTCGACGGGGCGCTGGCCGACCACGCCGAGGCGGTGGTCCGGGAAGCGCTCAGCAACGCCGTGCGGCACGCGGAGGCCACCACCGTCATGGTCCGGGTCGCGGTCGGCGACGACTTGTGCATCGAGGTGAGCGACAACGGCCGCGGGATGCCCGACGAGTTCACCAGCAGCGGTTTGACCAACCTGCGGTGGCGGGCGGCCCAGGCCGGCGGTGAATTCACGATCGAAAGCACACCCGACACCGGCGGAACGCTGCTGCGCTGGTCGGCGCCCCTGCTCTAG
- a CDS encoding FAD-dependent oxidoreductase, producing MRRHHLYHIAIVGSGPSGFFAAASLLKAADASQDFDVAVDMLEMLPTPWGLVRSGVAPDHPKIKSISRQFENTAEDPRFRFFGNVVVGEHVEAGELAERYDAVIYAVGAQSDRALNIPGEDLPGSISAVDFVGWYNAHPNFEHATPDLSGARAVVIGNGNVALDVARILVTDPDVLAITDIADHALESLRPCGLEEVVIVGRRGPLQAAFTTLELRELADLDGVDVIVDPAQLQDITDEDAAAAGKTTKQNIKALRDYAQRAPRPGHRRIVFRFLTSPIEIKGEGKVESIVLGRNELVTDEGGRVAAKDTGEREELPVQLVVRSVGYRGVPTPGLPFDDKSATIPNADGRVQGSRNEYVVGWIKRGPTGVIGTNKKDSQDTVDTVLGDLTAAGELADFPEDRADKLAAWLASRQPKLVTSAHWRLIDRHERAAGEPHGRPRVKLPSLVELLRIGHG from the coding sequence ATGCGCAGGCACCACCTGTATCACATAGCCATCGTCGGCTCCGGGCCGTCGGGTTTCTTCGCCGCGGCATCCTTGCTGAAGGCGGCCGACGCGTCGCAGGACTTCGACGTGGCCGTCGACATGCTCGAGATGCTGCCGACGCCGTGGGGGCTGGTGCGCTCCGGCGTCGCGCCGGATCACCCGAAGATCAAATCGATCAGCAGGCAATTCGAAAACACCGCCGAAGACCCCCGCTTCCGCTTCTTCGGCAACGTCGTGGTGGGTGAGCATGTCGAGGCGGGCGAACTCGCCGAGCGCTACGACGCCGTCATCTATGCCGTCGGGGCGCAGTCCGACCGCGCGCTGAACATTCCCGGTGAGGACCTGCCGGGCAGCATCTCCGCCGTCGACTTCGTGGGTTGGTACAACGCGCATCCGAACTTCGAACACGCGACGCCGGATCTGTCGGGTGCGCGCGCCGTCGTGATCGGCAACGGCAACGTGGCGCTGGACGTCGCACGCATCCTGGTCACCGACCCCGACGTGCTGGCGATTACCGACATCGCCGACCACGCGCTGGAATCGCTGCGTCCGTGCGGCCTGGAGGAGGTGGTCATCGTCGGCCGGCGCGGACCGCTGCAGGCGGCGTTCACCACGCTGGAGCTGCGTGAGCTGGCGGATCTCGACGGGGTCGACGTGATCGTCGATCCGGCGCAGCTGCAGGACATCACCGACGAGGACGCGGCCGCGGCGGGCAAGACGACGAAGCAGAACATCAAGGCGTTGCGCGACTATGCGCAGCGCGCGCCGCGGCCCGGTCATCGTCGAATAGTCTTCCGGTTCTTGACATCTCCGATCGAGATCAAGGGTGAGGGCAAAGTGGAGTCCATCGTGCTCGGGCGCAACGAACTGGTCACCGACGAGGGCGGGCGGGTTGCGGCCAAGGACACCGGCGAGCGCGAGGAGCTGCCTGTGCAGTTGGTCGTGCGGTCGGTCGGTTACCGCGGTGTGCCCACCCCGGGGCTGCCGTTCGACGACAAGAGCGCGACGATCCCCAACGCCGACGGCCGGGTGCAGGGCAGCCGCAACGAATACGTCGTCGGGTGGATCAAGCGCGGGCCGACCGGCGTGATCGGCACCAATAAGAAGGACTCCCAGGACACTGTCGACACCGTGCTGGGTGACTTGACGGCCGCCGGCGAACTCGCGGATTTCCCCGAGGACCGTGCCGACAAGCTGGCCGCCTGGCTGGCCTCACGCCAGCCGAAGCTGGTCACCTCCGCGCACTGGCGGCTCATCGATCGCCACGAGCGGGCGGCCGGCGAGCCGCACGGGCGTCCGCGCGTCAAGCTGCCCAGCCTGGTCGAGCTGCTGCGCATCGGCCACGGCTAG
- the prfB gene encoding peptide chain release factor 2, whose amino-acid sequence MEPDRQAEIAALDSALTTVERVLDVEGLRGRIEKLEHEASDPKLWDDQARAQRVTSELSHTQGELRRVEGLRRRLDDLPVLYELAAEEGGAASGIETLAEADAELKALRADIEAAEVRTLLSGEYDEREALVTIRSGAGGVDAADWAEMLMRMYIRWAEQHKYPVEVFDISYAEEAGIKSATFVVHAPFAYGTLSVEQGTHRLVRISPFDNQSRRQTSFAEVEVLPVVETTDHIDIPEGDVRVDVYRSSGPGGQSVNTTDSAVRLTHIPTGIVVTCQNEKSQLQNKVSAMRVLQAKLLERKRSEERAELDALKGEGGSSWGNQMRSYVLHPYQMVKDLRTEYEVGNPAAVLDGDIDGFLEAGIRWRNRKDDD is encoded by the coding sequence GTGGAACCCGACCGTCAAGCCGAGATAGCCGCCCTCGACTCCGCCCTGACCACGGTGGAGCGGGTGCTCGATGTGGAGGGTCTGCGCGGCCGGATCGAAAAACTCGAGCACGAGGCGTCCGATCCCAAGCTGTGGGACGACCAGGCCCGGGCGCAGCGGGTGACGAGCGAGTTGTCCCACACGCAGGGCGAGCTGCGCCGGGTCGAGGGGCTGCGGCGGCGCCTTGACGACCTGCCGGTGCTCTACGAGCTGGCCGCCGAAGAGGGCGGCGCCGCCAGCGGCATTGAAACCCTCGCCGAGGCCGACGCCGAGCTCAAGGCGCTGCGCGCCGACATCGAGGCCGCCGAGGTGCGCACGCTGCTCTCGGGCGAATACGACGAGCGCGAGGCGCTGGTCACCATCCGGTCCGGCGCCGGCGGGGTGGACGCCGCCGACTGGGCCGAAATGCTGATGCGGATGTACATCCGGTGGGCCGAGCAGCACAAGTATCCCGTCGAGGTGTTCGACATCTCCTATGCCGAAGAGGCCGGCATCAAAAGCGCCACCTTCGTCGTGCACGCGCCGTTCGCCTACGGCACCTTGTCCGTCGAACAGGGCACCCACCGGCTGGTGCGGATCAGCCCCTTCGACAACCAGAGCCGGCGGCAGACGTCGTTCGCCGAAGTCGAGGTGCTGCCGGTGGTGGAGACCACCGATCACATCGACATCCCCGAAGGCGACGTGCGCGTGGACGTCTACAGGTCCAGCGGGCCGGGCGGCCAATCGGTGAACACCACCGACTCCGCCGTTCGTTTAACCCACATCCCGACGGGTATCGTCGTGACTTGCCAGAACGAAAAATCGCAACTGCAGAACAAAGTTTCGGCGATGCGCGTGCTTCAGGCAAAGTTGTTGGAGCGCAAGCGATCAGAAGAGCGCGCCGAGCTGGACGCGTTGAAAGGCGAGGGCGGCAGCTCCTGGGGCAACCAGATGCGCTCCTACGTGCTGCACCCCTATCAGATGGTCAAGGATTTGCGAACCGAGTACGAGGTGGGCAATCCGGCCGCCGTTCTCGACGGAGACATCGACGGGTTCCTGGAAGCGGGGATCCGGTGGCGCAACCGAAAAGATGACGACTAA